The following proteins come from a genomic window of Candidatus Thermoplasmatota archaeon:
- a CDS encoding recombinase family protein — MATRAFTLDLEPFLRNVDETKPQVIALLPPEEARRLRLAGHKVYRVLTRVSDDKLLSIPQQIRECVRYAAGEEVANARRDDAEDVPGVVDIVYNFGTQSGFTLFESPLFKELLSAAGNDGFDGFIARDSSRLGRDYWDKFATLGLLRRSQKELHVLEDGGRFDYDDDLTKVRSWADTWSDSKKKLEEIRKSVRATSSLREAGIPTTSLPFGYASAPAPRGRHRVWVVTEDAAKVRALFAAAEAAGERVPVGALAKAYGLSPQLVRKILRNRAYTGGFNWAGGFVPCDPGTVPPLVPVDVWERVQRKLRKRDS, encoded by the coding sequence GTGGCGACGCGCGCGTTCACGCTCGACCTCGAGCCCTTCCTGAGGAACGTCGACGAGACCAAGCCGCAGGTCATCGCGCTCCTGCCCCCGGAGGAGGCAAGGCGGCTCCGCCTCGCGGGCCACAAGGTGTACCGCGTCCTCACGCGCGTCTCCGACGACAAGCTCCTCTCCATTCCCCAGCAGATCCGGGAATGCGTCCGCTACGCGGCCGGCGAGGAGGTGGCGAACGCGCGCCGCGACGACGCCGAGGACGTCCCGGGCGTGGTGGACATTGTGTACAATTTCGGCACGCAAAGCGGCTTCACGCTCTTCGAGAGCCCGCTCTTCAAGGAGCTGCTTTCCGCGGCGGGAAACGACGGCTTCGACGGCTTCATCGCCCGCGATTCGTCTCGTTTGGGCCGCGATTATTGGGACAAGTTCGCGACGCTGGGGCTTCTGCGACGATCCCAGAAGGAGCTGCACGTCCTCGAGGACGGCGGCCGCTTCGACTACGACGACGACCTCACGAAGGTCCGAAGCTGGGCCGACACCTGGAGCGATTCGAAGAAGAAGCTCGAGGAGATCCGCAAAAGCGTCCGCGCGACCTCGTCCCTCAGGGAGGCGGGGATCCCGACGACGTCGCTCCCCTTCGGCTACGCGAGCGCGCCCGCCCCCCGGGGGCGGCACCGCGTCTGGGTGGTCACGGAGGACGCGGCGAAGGTCCGCGCGCTCTTTGCGGCCGCGGAGGCGGCCGGAGAACGAGTCCCCGTCGGCGCGCTCGCGAAGGCCTACGGCCTCTCGCCGCAGCTCGTGCGCAAGATCCTGAGGAACCGGGCCTACACGGGGGGGTTCAACTGGGCCGGCGGTTTCGTCCCGTGCGATCCAGGCACGGTGCCCCCGCTCGTCCCCGTGGACGTGTGGGAGCGCGTCCAGAGGAAGCTTCGGAAGCGCGATTCTTAG
- the truD gene encoding tRNA pseudouridine(13) synthase TruD, with translation MPTTGAHLREGRGPVAPLLAPDAFEDAVGMSRFLAATPGTGGRLRTFPEDFVVGEIPLAFPAPTGEGKYTVAAVRARNWETNRLMREIADRLKVSRQAVFFAGTKDKRAVTTQYVSVPAPEDRVRALAIKDVEILETFRVDRAPKIGELVGNRFEIAVRDLPIASDDARTLAEATLADLHGKGGFPNYFGLQRFGQVRPITHVVGRLLVLGDLEGAVMAYAANPMEADPPEVREARARLQESRDFASAARWYPEFLSFERTMIRHLAAKPGDWAGALLALPGNLLTMFVYAYQSLLFNRALSERLARGVGLAEPQEGDLLLPADAHGVPSTERPVAVTSANLAKARLQVARGRAFVSGLVTGSDPPWSGGLQGEIERAVVEAEGIPVSAFRVAALPEAGSSGTRRALHARPAGAAVQAGSDAHGEKVTLAFGLSKGCYATCLVREITKSPYYAF, from the coding sequence ATGCCCACGACGGGCGCCCACCTCCGCGAAGGCCGCGGGCCCGTCGCCCCCCTCCTCGCGCCCGACGCGTTCGAGGACGCCGTCGGGATGTCCCGCTTCCTCGCCGCGACCCCCGGCACCGGGGGGCGCCTGCGGACGTTTCCGGAGGATTTCGTCGTCGGCGAGATTCCGCTCGCCTTTCCCGCGCCCACGGGCGAGGGCAAGTACACGGTCGCGGCCGTCCGCGCGCGCAACTGGGAGACGAATCGCCTCATGCGCGAGATCGCGGACCGCCTGAAGGTCTCGCGCCAGGCCGTCTTCTTCGCGGGCACGAAGGACAAACGGGCCGTCACCACGCAATACGTGAGCGTCCCAGCGCCGGAGGACCGCGTGCGCGCCCTCGCGATCAAGGACGTCGAGATCCTGGAGACCTTCCGGGTCGACCGCGCGCCAAAGATCGGCGAGCTCGTCGGCAACCGTTTCGAGATCGCGGTGCGCGATCTTCCGATCGCCTCCGACGACGCAAGGACGCTCGCCGAGGCGACGCTCGCGGACCTCCACGGGAAGGGGGGTTTTCCGAACTATTTCGGCCTCCAGCGCTTCGGCCAGGTGCGCCCGATCACCCACGTCGTGGGGCGGCTCCTCGTCCTCGGCGACCTCGAGGGCGCCGTCATGGCGTACGCGGCGAACCCCATGGAGGCCGACCCGCCCGAGGTGCGCGAGGCGCGCGCGAGGCTCCAGGAATCCCGCGACTTCGCCTCCGCCGCGCGCTGGTATCCGGAATTCCTGAGCTTCGAGCGCACGATGATCCGGCACCTCGCCGCGAAGCCCGGCGACTGGGCGGGCGCGCTCCTCGCGCTCCCGGGGAACCTCCTCACGATGTTCGTCTACGCCTACCAGTCGCTCCTCTTCAACCGCGCGCTCTCAGAGCGCCTCGCGCGGGGCGTCGGCCTCGCGGAGCCGCAGGAGGGCGACCTCCTCCTTCCCGCGGACGCGCACGGGGTCCCCTCCACGGAGCGACCCGTCGCCGTCACGAGCGCGAACCTCGCGAAGGCGCGCCTGCAGGTGGCCCGCGGCCGCGCGTTCGTGAGCGGCCTCGTCACGGGATCCGACCCGCCGTGGTCCGGCGGCCTCCAGGGGGAGATCGAGCGCGCCGTCGTCGAGGCCGAGGGCATCCCCGTCTCGGCCTTCCGCGTCGCGGCGCTCCCGGAAGCCGGCTCCTCCGGAACGCGGCGCGCCCTCCATGCGCGCCCCGCGGGCGCCGCCGTCCAGGCGGGAAGCGACGCGCACGGCGAGAAGGTGACCCTCGCGTTCGGCCTGTCCAAGGGGTGTTACGCCACGTGCCTCGTGCGCGAGATCACGAAATCGCCCTACTACGCGTTCTGA
- a CDS encoding RpoL/Rpb11 RNA polymerase subunit family protein has product MEISLLKKTENALEIEVKGENETLLNLLKQHLLKSEKVVSATYLMGHPFLDNPKLYLEVKGGKPEAQLKQAAKELRTLFDELETQVIRATSK; this is encoded by the coding sequence ATGGAGATTTCACTTCTGAAGAAGACCGAGAACGCCCTGGAGATCGAGGTCAAGGGCGAGAACGAGACGCTGCTCAACCTCCTGAAGCAGCACCTCCTCAAGAGCGAGAAGGTCGTGAGCGCGACCTATCTCATGGGCCACCCGTTCCTCGACAACCCCAAGCTCTACCTCGAGGTCAAGGGCGGCAAGCCCGAGGCCCAGCTGAAGCAGGCCGCGAAGGAGCTGCGCACGCTCTTCGACGAGCTCGAAACCCAGGTTATCCGGGCCACCTCGAAGTGA
- a CDS encoding exosome complex RNA-binding protein Csl4, with amino-acid sequence MFPPRLSMAAPTAPSLVFPGDEIAIAEEFIPGDGTYEENGTVYAARLGRLELDTSDFIAKVHAVTKEPLILKAGDIVIGTVQAVRPTMAIVEVRAVSAQPNRQIGSDTNGTLHISKVSEHYVDNLEDALKLGAVLRAVVLETKPAVQLSTKGPEFGILKLYCARCRNVMEKRGSGLVCPECDWKETVKLAADYGSGHLVAPQEYIDAYVPPPRAPRERRGGFGRGDRGDRRGGRGERGGRGDRGDRRGPPRGERRGGERRGGDRDERPRREPTGERAEGGEGREGGQRRRRRGGRGRRRGGRNGDGGGGDGA; translated from the coding sequence GTGTTCCCGCCCAGGCTCTCCATGGCCGCGCCCACCGCTCCCAGTCTTGTCTTTCCCGGCGACGAGATCGCGATCGCCGAGGAGTTCATCCCCGGCGACGGCACGTACGAGGAGAACGGCACCGTGTACGCGGCCCGTCTCGGCCGGCTCGAGCTGGACACGAGCGACTTCATCGCGAAGGTCCACGCGGTGACGAAGGAGCCGCTCATCCTCAAGGCCGGCGACATCGTGATCGGCACCGTCCAGGCGGTCCGCCCGACCATGGCGATCGTCGAGGTCCGCGCGGTCTCCGCGCAACCCAACCGCCAGATCGGGTCCGACACGAACGGCACGCTCCACATCAGCAAGGTGTCGGAGCACTACGTCGACAACCTCGAGGACGCGCTCAAGCTCGGCGCGGTCCTCCGCGCGGTCGTCCTCGAGACGAAACCCGCGGTCCAGCTCTCGACGAAGGGCCCCGAGTTCGGCATCCTCAAGCTCTACTGCGCCCGCTGCCGCAACGTCATGGAGAAGCGCGGCAGCGGCCTCGTGTGTCCCGAGTGCGACTGGAAGGAGACGGTGAAGCTCGCGGCCGACTACGGCTCGGGCCACCTCGTCGCCCCCCAGGAGTACATCGACGCGTACGTTCCGCCGCCGCGCGCCCCGCGCGAGCGCCGGGGCGGATTCGGCCGCGGCGACCGAGGCGATCGCCGCGGGGGCCGCGGCGAGCGCGGCGGCCGCGGGGACCGGGGCGACCGGCGCGGACCTCCGCGCGGGGAGCGCCGGGGCGGCGAGCGCCGCGGCGGCGACCGCGACGAGCGTCCGCGGCGCGAGCCCACGGGCGAGCGCGCCGAAGGCGGCGAGGGGCGCGAAGGCGGCCAGCGCCGGCGCCGGCGCGGCGGCCGCGGAAGGCGCCGCGGCGGTCGCAACGGCGACGGCGGCGGTGGCGACGGAGCGTGA